In Pseudobacter ginsenosidimutans, the following are encoded in one genomic region:
- a CDS encoding TetR/AcrR family transcriptional regulator: MKKAEATRLTILKKSFDLIYEKGYQATSIDDIIATTKVTKGAFYYHFKSKDEMGLAIINEILKPSLTQSFIEPLQKDENPVTAIYHLLHHLLMEDEFLKVEYGCPASNFTQEMAPWNQLFSQALEELTDKWQKLLVATIENGKKKGFIRKDVNAKQAVLFIMSGYWGVRNFGKLANSRNAYKPWLKELKRYLESLQ, encoded by the coding sequence ATGAAGAAAGCCGAAGCAACAAGACTCACCATTCTCAAAAAGTCGTTTGACCTGATCTACGAAAAAGGTTACCAGGCAACGAGTATCGATGATATCATCGCTACCACGAAAGTTACCAAAGGCGCTTTCTATTATCATTTCAAAAGCAAGGATGAAATGGGGCTGGCCATCATCAATGAAATACTCAAACCTTCGCTCACTCAAAGTTTTATCGAACCTCTGCAAAAAGATGAAAACCCGGTAACGGCGATTTATCATTTATTACATCATCTGCTGATGGAAGATGAATTCCTGAAAGTTGAATACGGCTGCCCTGCTTCCAATTTCACACAGGAAATGGCGCCATGGAATCAACTCTTCAGCCAGGCGCTGGAAGAGCTTACAGACAAATGGCAGAAACTGTTGGTTGCTACAATCGAGAATGGTAAAAAGAAAGGATTCATCCGTAAAGATGTGAATGCAAAACAAGCTGTTCTCTTCATCATGTCTGGCTATTGGGGCGTCCGCAATTTCGGTAAGCTGGCCAACAGCAGGAATGCCTACAAGCCCTGGCTGAAAGAACTCAAACGCTATCTCGAAAGCCTTCAATAA